From Vespula vulgaris chromosome 11, iyVesVulg1.1, whole genome shotgun sequence, the proteins below share one genomic window:
- the LOC127067807 gene encoding TATA element modulatory factor isoform X3 → MSWFDATGFANLAKSALKEAQKTIDKALDIKDEEEKVIQTHTDEPSDFFATWELKSDEENNSQTKVLNQKQQNTSSIWGSFTGSFFEIPKFGDKSTSSNIKHSKSLQSTSIENVEKCQLTPSTSLPGNLTSEEVSVLLKESEESPTNVSKIPCEKPNVNASKKSTNEILLESSKQSEKYSSENTNTIKVEIHETQKDINTVKCNAIENDITQNLDDVNKKDNKKNIRENEVEEQKKEVNQEESNACNTLNRISIISSDSDKKSLESVEILGSQSNTDCTTTPESDANSVSDSIGPCAVGLKVNSESVEILPDSLVTSPSSVEILGEWKSDSSPYLSPIEQKHSESSSILDRDDSTTPCGDNINMWGDEGNIIQKDVSSSNISPYLSSMEKNKTDPNNTSSSSLSLHDNSVTSQTSNSLSVIDSNKASPESVEIIPDVDELDELSLAEDSYTSASESTVMTIMETFQQYDQTKQKLEFTGMNVKMHESYQEGKQVLLKSSMESQLNTSLDSLKEKHNLHLPLEPITTQPIHKSEHLESVSKIMEVDPFSQLTIEPPELEGDNENEQLQRTESVECNDQVLILTDSSCEGTLIESSSEDNATLVSSAATKAVETHLTTSSYVKTMLADAMVEKHEIIDVQTHSTDAPRENSPISSESFSRSDLVKIGSDQTSGHTSGDELETTTSSDIEVISSPNGDSSSTQSRQSPAKLQISKGNDLLTKTLKTRGHSRELSEISIGSDETNLEIEKLLKRIQELTEVLEARESKLIDVSRINMELHEQNNTLRKQLDSFEKRAEQSQNLNQITDEYTQRLSALERKFQQAIRERDTLRKNLEQLKQEAATRLSSQEMSSINAEKDEIIKELREEGEKLSKQQLLHSNIIKKLRVKEKENDALIKHQKELIEEQNSELERLKRSLHAKEEVERTQIEAVHTLTAKTKKQEKEILTLQEKLDNALHKMDAYKKSLEAAKLDLTETKKNLIDAEQELKQAVDNASESCQLSAQVEELKIKLRQTEEANVKKEEFLKHVNNTLLKRLADAEARSEELSESISTATKPLLRQLEQIQANLLHKTNIYMKQEKVLNENNAELQTKLENILEIYRGLNEENIKLKAKISHLESKMNAKNAEKERLEELNKKLIEENKTLAEESLRHQQSVEMLQQSHSNQITDLKREINALENKVAIERAATDAEKRKNHAILEQQQNIDDELRLSPTLSIERDSFSDSVFDNGSGRFPAVYGNLRAGSNSTSVFENLQAQLKQRDGEIQQLQWELSRRNIERDALNAELSVLTLKVEDLSNKIVEIQALNENLNEIQTRYDALLQMYGEKVEENQELRLDLEDVKDMYKSQIDHLLKRDT, encoded by the exons ATGAGTTGGTTTGATGCTACAGGATTTGCCAATTTGGCAAAATCTGCTCTTAAAGAAGCTCAGAAAACTATAGATAAAGCTTTAGATattaaagatgaagaggagaAGGTAATTCAAACTCATACGGATGAACCATCAGATTTTTTTGCAACTTGGGAATTAAAAAGCGACGAAGAAAACAATTCACAAACTAAAGTATTGAATCAAAAACAACAGAATACTAGCAGTATATGGGGAAGTTTCACAGGATCATTTTTTGAAATTCCTAAATTTGGAGATAAAAGTACGTCaagtaatattaaacattCCAAATCATTACAAAGTACATCTATAGAAAATGTAGAGAAATGTCAGCTTACACCATCGACGTCTCTTCCTGGAAACTTAACTAGCGAAGAAGTTTCTGTTCTTTTGAAAGAGAGTGAAGAATCACCTACAAATGTTTCAAAAATACCATGTGAAAAACCTAATGTTAATGCATCAAAGAAATCTACAAATGAAATTCTGTTAGAATCTAGTAAACAAAGTGAAAAGTATTCGTCagaaaatacaaatactaTTAAAGTTGAAATACATGAAACACAAAAGGATATTAATACGGTAAAATGTAATGCGATAGAAAATGACATTACTCAAAATTTAGACGATGttaataaaaaggataataaaaaaaatatcagagaAAATGAAGtggaagaacagaaaaaagaagttaatcAAGAAGAATCGAATGCATGTAATACATTAAATAGAATATCTATCATTTCTTCTGATAGTGATAAAAAGAGTTTAGAAAGTGTAGAAATTCTTGGTTCTCAATCGAACACAGATTGTACTACAACTCCAGAATCTGATGCTAATTCGGTTAGTGATTCGATAGGTCCATGTGCTGTAGGTCTTAAAGTGAATTCAGAATCAGTAGAAATATTACCAGATAGTCTGGTAACATCTCCAAGTTCTGTAGAAATTCTAGGAGAATGGAAAAGTGATAGTAGTCCTTATTTATCGCCTATAGAACAAAAACATTCTGAATCGTCCTCTATATTAGATAGGGATGATTCTACTACCCCTTGTGGAGACAATATTAATATGTGGGGAGATGAAGGTAATATTATCCAAAAAGACGTTTCATCTTCTAATATATCTCCATATTTATCATCtatggagaaaaataaaacagatccTAATAATACTAGTAGTAGTTCATTATCATTACACGATAACTCTGTCACTTCTCAAACAAGTAATAGTTTATCTGTCATAGACAGTAATAAAGCTTCGCCAGAAAGTGTTGAAATAATACCAGATGTTGATGAATTGGATGAATTAAGTTTAGCTGAAGATTCTTATACCTCTGCATCTGAAAGTACTGTGATGACTATTATGGAAACATTTCAACAATATGatcaaacaaaacaaaaactgGAATTTACTGGTATGAATGTTAAGATGCATGAATCTTATCAGGAAGGCAAACAAGTTTTACTAAAATCTTCTATGGAATCACAATTAAATACAAGTCTTgattctttaaaagaaaaacacaattTACATTTACCATTAGAACCTATTACAACTCAACCAATTCATAAATCAGAACATCTAGAGTCTGTAAGCAAAATAATGGAAGTAGATCCATTTAGTCAATTAACGATAGAACCGCCAGAACTTGAAGGTGACAATGAAAATGAACAGTTGCAGAGAACGGAATCAGTTGAATGTAAtgatcaagttttaattttaacaGATTCTAGTTGCGAAGGAACGCTGATTGAAAGTAGCTCTGAAGATAATGCAACATTAGTTTCTTCTGCTGCTACTAAAGCTGTTGAAACTCATTTAACTACTAGCTCCTATGTAAAAACAATGTTAGCAGATGCAATGGTAGAAAAGCATGAAATTATAGATGTACAGACTCACTCTACAGATGCGCCACGTGAAAATTCACCAATCTCTTCAGaaag TTTTAGTCGTTCTGATTTGGTAAAAATTGGATCTGATCAAACTAGTGGACATACCAGCGGAGATGAATTAGAAACTACAACATCGAGTGATATTGAAGTAATATCCAG TCCTAATGGAGATTCAAGTTCCACTCAGTCAAGGCAAAGTCCAGCAAAATTACAGATATCCAAAGGAAATGATCTGTTGACAAAAACTTTGAAGACAAGAGGTCATTCCAGAGAACTTAGTGAAATTAGTATAGGGTCAGATGAAACCaatttagaaatagaaaaattattaaaacgtatACAAGAATTAACCGAAGTGTTAGAAGCGCGAGAATCGAAATTGATTGATGTTAGCAGAATAAATATGGAATTACATGAACAAAACAATACTTTAAGGAA ACAATTGGATAGTTTTGAAAAACGTGCAGAACAAAGTCAAAACTTAAATCAAATCACAGACGAGTATACGCAACGTTTGTCAGctttggaaagaaaatttcagcaagctataagagaaagagatactttACGAAAAAATCTAGAACAATTGAAACAAGAAGCAGCAACACGGTTGTCGTCCCAAGAAATGTCTAGTATCAATGCAGAAAaggatgaaattattaaagagcTTAGAGAAGAAGGGGAGAAACTTAGTAAGCAACAATTATTGCATagcaatataataaaaaaattgagagttaaagaaaaagaaaatgatgctCTTATCAAACATCaaaa AGAACTTATTGAAGAACAAAATTCAGAATTGGAAAGATTAAAACGATCGTTACATGCAAAGGAAGAAGTCGAACGAACACAAATAGAAGCTGTGCATACGTTGACagcaaaaacaaagaaacaagaaaaggaaattttaactttacaagaaaaattagataatgCATTGCACAAAATGGATGCTTACAAAAAAAGTTTAGAAGCTGCAAAATT GGACTTAacagaaacaaagaagaatttaATAGATGCAGAACAGGAACTCAAACAAGCTGTAGACAATGCCAGTGAATCGTGTCAACTTTCTGCACAAGTAGAAGAGCTCAAAATTAAGCTGCGCCAAACGGAAGAAGCAAATGTTAA gaAAGAAGAGTTCCTTAAACATGTGAATAATACCTTATTGAAAAGATTAGCAGATGCAGAAGCAAGAAGTGAAGAATTATCTGAATCTATTTCAACAGCTACAAAACCATTATTAAGGCAATTGGAACAAATTCAAGCAAACTTGTTAcacaaaacaaatatttacatgaaacaggaaaaagtacttaatgaaaataatgctGAGTTACaaacaaaattagaaaatatactagaaatatatcgtggtttgaacgaagaaaatataaaactcaAAGCTAAAATATCTCATTTAGAATCAAAAATGAATGCTAAAAATGCAGAGAAAGAACGATTGGAAGagctaaataaaaaattaatagaagaaaataaaactctTGCAGAAGAAAGTTTACG TCATCAGCAAAGTGTGGAAATGCTTCAACAGTCTCATTCAAATCAAATCACTGATctcaaaagagagataaatgcattagaaaataaagtagCTATTGAACGTGCAGCTACAGatgcagaaaaaagaaaaaatcatgcTATATtagaacaacaacaaaatatcGACGACGAACTTAGACTTAGCCCTACTCTTAGTATTGAGAGAGACTCT TTCAGCGATTCAGTATTTGATAATGGATCAGGAAGGTTCCCTGCAGTTTATGGCAATCTTAGAGCAGGATCCAATAGTACATCTGTGTTCGAAAACTTACAAGCTCAATTAAAGCAGCGAGATG GTGAAATACAACAACTTCAATGGGAATTATCACGACGTAACATTGAAAGAGATGCGCTTAATGCAGAATTATCTGTATTAACTTTAAAAGTGGAAGATTTAAGCAATAAAATTGTAGAAATACAAGCTTTAAATGAAAATCTAAATGAAATACAGACTAGATATGACGCTCTATTGCAAATGTATGGAGAAAAAGTGGAAGAAAATCAAGAGCTACGATTAGATCTTGAAGACGTCAAGGATATGTATAAAAGTCAAATTGATCACCTTCTTAAAAGGGATACTTAA
- the LOC127067807 gene encoding TATA element modulatory factor isoform X2, whose amino-acid sequence MSWFDATGFANLAKSALKEAQKTIDKALDIKDEEEKVIQTHTDEPSDFFATWELKSDEENNSQTKVLNQKQQNTSSIWGSFTGSFFEIPKFGDKSTSSNIKHSKSLQSTSIENVEKCQLTPSTSLPGNLTSEEVSVLLKESEESPTNVSKIPCEKPNVNASKKSTNEILLESSKQSEKYSSENTNTIKVEIHETQKDINTVKCNAIENDITQNLDDVNKKDNKKNIRENEVEEQKKEVNQEESNACNTLNRISIISSDSDKKSLESVEILGSQSNTDCTTTPESDANSVSDSIGPCAVGLKVNSESVEILPDSLVTSPSSVEILGEWKSDSSPYLSPIEQKHSESSSILDRDDSTTPCGDNINMWGDEGNIIQKDVSSSNISPYLSSMEKNKTDPNNTSSSSLSLHDNSVTSQTSNSLSVIDSNKASPESVEIIPDVDELDELSLAEDSYTSASESTVMTIMETFQQYDQTKQKLEFTGMNVKMHESYQEGKQVLLKSSMESQLNTSLDSLKEKHNLHLPLEPITTQPIHKSEHLESVSKIMEVDPFSQLTIEPPELEGDNENEQLQRTESVECNDQVLILTDSSCEGTLIESSSEDNATLVSSAATKAVETHLTTSSYVKTMLADAMVEKHEIIDVQTHSTDAPRENSPISSESRSDLVKIGSDQTSGHTSGDELETTTSSDIEVISSPNGDSSSTQSRQSPAKLQISKGNDLLTKTLKTRGHSRELSEISIGSDETNLEIEKLLKRIQELTEVLEARESKLIDVSRINMELHEQNNTLRKQLDSFEKRAEQSQNLNQITDEYTQRLSALERKFQQAIRERDTLRKNLEQLKQEAATRLSSQEMSSINAEKDEIIKELREEGEKLSKQQLLHSNIIKKLRVKEKENDALIKHQKELIEEQNSELERLKRSLHAKEEVERTQIEAVHTLTAKTKKQEKEILTLQEKLDNALHKMDAYKKSLEAAKLDLTETKKNLIDAEQELKQAVDNASESCQLSAQVEELKIKLRQTEEANVKKEEFLKHVNNTLLKRLADAEARSEELSESISTATKPLLRQLEQIQANLLHKTNIYMKQEKVLNENNAELQTKLENILEIYRGLNEENIKLKAKISHLESKMNAKNAEKERLEELNKKLIEENKTLAEESLRHQQSVEMLQQSHSNQITDLKREINALENKVAIERAATDAEKRKNHAILEQQQNIDDELRLSPTLSIERDSVSSASSVWPAFSDSVFDNGSGRFPAVYGNLRAGSNSTSVFENLQAQLKQRDGEIQQLQWELSRRNIERDALNAELSVLTLKVEDLSNKIVEIQALNENLNEIQTRYDALLQMYGEKVEENQELRLDLEDVKDMYKSQIDHLLKRDT is encoded by the exons ATGAGTTGGTTTGATGCTACAGGATTTGCCAATTTGGCAAAATCTGCTCTTAAAGAAGCTCAGAAAACTATAGATAAAGCTTTAGATattaaagatgaagaggagaAGGTAATTCAAACTCATACGGATGAACCATCAGATTTTTTTGCAACTTGGGAATTAAAAAGCGACGAAGAAAACAATTCACAAACTAAAGTATTGAATCAAAAACAACAGAATACTAGCAGTATATGGGGAAGTTTCACAGGATCATTTTTTGAAATTCCTAAATTTGGAGATAAAAGTACGTCaagtaatattaaacattCCAAATCATTACAAAGTACATCTATAGAAAATGTAGAGAAATGTCAGCTTACACCATCGACGTCTCTTCCTGGAAACTTAACTAGCGAAGAAGTTTCTGTTCTTTTGAAAGAGAGTGAAGAATCACCTACAAATGTTTCAAAAATACCATGTGAAAAACCTAATGTTAATGCATCAAAGAAATCTACAAATGAAATTCTGTTAGAATCTAGTAAACAAAGTGAAAAGTATTCGTCagaaaatacaaatactaTTAAAGTTGAAATACATGAAACACAAAAGGATATTAATACGGTAAAATGTAATGCGATAGAAAATGACATTACTCAAAATTTAGACGATGttaataaaaaggataataaaaaaaatatcagagaAAATGAAGtggaagaacagaaaaaagaagttaatcAAGAAGAATCGAATGCATGTAATACATTAAATAGAATATCTATCATTTCTTCTGATAGTGATAAAAAGAGTTTAGAAAGTGTAGAAATTCTTGGTTCTCAATCGAACACAGATTGTACTACAACTCCAGAATCTGATGCTAATTCGGTTAGTGATTCGATAGGTCCATGTGCTGTAGGTCTTAAAGTGAATTCAGAATCAGTAGAAATATTACCAGATAGTCTGGTAACATCTCCAAGTTCTGTAGAAATTCTAGGAGAATGGAAAAGTGATAGTAGTCCTTATTTATCGCCTATAGAACAAAAACATTCTGAATCGTCCTCTATATTAGATAGGGATGATTCTACTACCCCTTGTGGAGACAATATTAATATGTGGGGAGATGAAGGTAATATTATCCAAAAAGACGTTTCATCTTCTAATATATCTCCATATTTATCATCtatggagaaaaataaaacagatccTAATAATACTAGTAGTAGTTCATTATCATTACACGATAACTCTGTCACTTCTCAAACAAGTAATAGTTTATCTGTCATAGACAGTAATAAAGCTTCGCCAGAAAGTGTTGAAATAATACCAGATGTTGATGAATTGGATGAATTAAGTTTAGCTGAAGATTCTTATACCTCTGCATCTGAAAGTACTGTGATGACTATTATGGAAACATTTCAACAATATGatcaaacaaaacaaaaactgGAATTTACTGGTATGAATGTTAAGATGCATGAATCTTATCAGGAAGGCAAACAAGTTTTACTAAAATCTTCTATGGAATCACAATTAAATACAAGTCTTgattctttaaaagaaaaacacaattTACATTTACCATTAGAACCTATTACAACTCAACCAATTCATAAATCAGAACATCTAGAGTCTGTAAGCAAAATAATGGAAGTAGATCCATTTAGTCAATTAACGATAGAACCGCCAGAACTTGAAGGTGACAATGAAAATGAACAGTTGCAGAGAACGGAATCAGTTGAATGTAAtgatcaagttttaattttaacaGATTCTAGTTGCGAAGGAACGCTGATTGAAAGTAGCTCTGAAGATAATGCAACATTAGTTTCTTCTGCTGCTACTAAAGCTGTTGAAACTCATTTAACTACTAGCTCCTATGTAAAAACAATGTTAGCAGATGCAATGGTAGAAAAGCATGAAATTATAGATGTACAGACTCACTCTACAGATGCGCCACGTGAAAATTCACCAATCTCTTCAGaaag TCGTTCTGATTTGGTAAAAATTGGATCTGATCAAACTAGTGGACATACCAGCGGAGATGAATTAGAAACTACAACATCGAGTGATATTGAAGTAATATCCAG TCCTAATGGAGATTCAAGTTCCACTCAGTCAAGGCAAAGTCCAGCAAAATTACAGATATCCAAAGGAAATGATCTGTTGACAAAAACTTTGAAGACAAGAGGTCATTCCAGAGAACTTAGTGAAATTAGTATAGGGTCAGATGAAACCaatttagaaatagaaaaattattaaaacgtatACAAGAATTAACCGAAGTGTTAGAAGCGCGAGAATCGAAATTGATTGATGTTAGCAGAATAAATATGGAATTACATGAACAAAACAATACTTTAAGGAA ACAATTGGATAGTTTTGAAAAACGTGCAGAACAAAGTCAAAACTTAAATCAAATCACAGACGAGTATACGCAACGTTTGTCAGctttggaaagaaaatttcagcaagctataagagaaagagatactttACGAAAAAATCTAGAACAATTGAAACAAGAAGCAGCAACACGGTTGTCGTCCCAAGAAATGTCTAGTATCAATGCAGAAAaggatgaaattattaaagagcTTAGAGAAGAAGGGGAGAAACTTAGTAAGCAACAATTATTGCATagcaatataataaaaaaattgagagttaaagaaaaagaaaatgatgctCTTATCAAACATCaaaa AGAACTTATTGAAGAACAAAATTCAGAATTGGAAAGATTAAAACGATCGTTACATGCAAAGGAAGAAGTCGAACGAACACAAATAGAAGCTGTGCATACGTTGACagcaaaaacaaagaaacaagaaaaggaaattttaactttacaagaaaaattagataatgCATTGCACAAAATGGATGCTTACAAAAAAAGTTTAGAAGCTGCAAAATT GGACTTAacagaaacaaagaagaatttaATAGATGCAGAACAGGAACTCAAACAAGCTGTAGACAATGCCAGTGAATCGTGTCAACTTTCTGCACAAGTAGAAGAGCTCAAAATTAAGCTGCGCCAAACGGAAGAAGCAAATGTTAA gaAAGAAGAGTTCCTTAAACATGTGAATAATACCTTATTGAAAAGATTAGCAGATGCAGAAGCAAGAAGTGAAGAATTATCTGAATCTATTTCAACAGCTACAAAACCATTATTAAGGCAATTGGAACAAATTCAAGCAAACTTGTTAcacaaaacaaatatttacatgaaacaggaaaaagtacttaatgaaaataatgctGAGTTACaaacaaaattagaaaatatactagaaatatatcgtggtttgaacgaagaaaatataaaactcaAAGCTAAAATATCTCATTTAGAATCAAAAATGAATGCTAAAAATGCAGAGAAAGAACGATTGGAAGagctaaataaaaaattaatagaagaaaataaaactctTGCAGAAGAAAGTTTACG TCATCAGCAAAGTGTGGAAATGCTTCAACAGTCTCATTCAAATCAAATCACTGATctcaaaagagagataaatgcattagaaaataaagtagCTATTGAACGTGCAGCTACAGatgcagaaaaaagaaaaaatcatgcTATATtagaacaacaacaaaatatcGACGACGAACTTAGACTTAGCCCTACTCTTAGTATTGAGAGAGACTCTGTGAGTAGTGCAAGTAGTGTATGGCCAGCT TTCAGCGATTCAGTATTTGATAATGGATCAGGAAGGTTCCCTGCAGTTTATGGCAATCTTAGAGCAGGATCCAATAGTACATCTGTGTTCGAAAACTTACAAGCTCAATTAAAGCAGCGAGATG GTGAAATACAACAACTTCAATGGGAATTATCACGACGTAACATTGAAAGAGATGCGCTTAATGCAGAATTATCTGTATTAACTTTAAAAGTGGAAGATTTAAGCAATAAAATTGTAGAAATACAAGCTTTAAATGAAAATCTAAATGAAATACAGACTAGATATGACGCTCTATTGCAAATGTATGGAGAAAAAGTGGAAGAAAATCAAGAGCTACGATTAGATCTTGAAGACGTCAAGGATATGTATAAAAGTCAAATTGATCACCTTCTTAAAAGGGATACTTAA